In a single window of the Marinitoga sp. 38H-ov genome:
- a CDS encoding 2-oxoacid:acceptor oxidoreductase family protein, with translation MKHHAFIAAGFGGQGVMLFGKILSLAAMNENLYTTWLPSYGPEMRGGTANCTVVISEEYIASPVVDQPTEVIAFNIPSMYKFEKLLPENGILLLNSSVIDRDPERNDIQVYKIPANEIADELGNVKVQNMVMLGAYLKATNAVSFDSVKKALEKSLKGSKANLLDINLKAIESGMNALVK, from the coding sequence ATGAAACATCATGCATTTATAGCAGCTGGTTTTGGCGGACAAGGTGTAATGTTATTTGGAAAAATATTATCTTTAGCTGCAATGAATGAAAACTTATATACTACTTGGTTACCTTCATATGGTCCTGAAATGCGTGGAGGTACAGCAAATTGTACTGTTGTTATATCAGAAGAATATATAGCTTCTCCAGTTGTTGACCAACCTACAGAAGTTATAGCTTTTAACATACCTTCTATGTATAAATTTGAAAAATTATTACCTGAAAATGGTATTTTATTATTAAATTCATCCGTTATTGATAGAGACCCTGAAAGAAACGATATCCAAGTATATAAAATACCTGCAAATGAAATTGCTGATGAATTAGGTAATGTAAAAGTTCAAAATATGGTTATGTTAGGAGCTTATTTAAAAGCAACAAATGCTGTTTCTTTTGATTCTGTAAAAAAAGCTTTAGAAAAATCATTAAAAGGTTCTAAAGCAAATTTATTAGATATTAATTTAAAAGCTATTGAATCAGGAATGAATGCTTTAGTAAAATAA
- a CDS encoding thiamine pyrophosphate-dependent enzyme has translation MSYKIKLKGPEALSGKEFTYCPGCHHGIVHRLIAEVIDELGIREKTLMVAPVGCSVFAYEFFDVDGTVAPHGRAPAVATGMKRAMPENVVFTYQGDGDLAAIGTAEIIHAANRGEKITTIFINNAIYGMTGGQMAPTTLLGMKTTTSPYGRSAENEGYPLHMAEILSNLPGVAFLARTKVNKPQDVLKTKKLIKKAFLAQIEGKGFGMVEVLSTCPTNWGVPPVEANKWLEENLVPEFPLGVYVDKVGDEK, from the coding sequence ATGTCTTATAAAATAAAATTAAAAGGTCCTGAAGCATTAAGTGGAAAAGAATTCACATATTGTCCAGGATGTCATCACGGGATAGTGCATAGATTAATTGCTGAAGTAATAGATGAATTAGGAATAAGAGAAAAAACATTAATGGTTGCTCCAGTAGGTTGTTCAGTTTTTGCATATGAATTTTTTGATGTAGATGGAACAGTCGCTCCACATGGTAGAGCTCCAGCTGTAGCTACTGGAATGAAAAGAGCAATGCCAGAAAATGTTGTATTTACATATCAAGGAGACGGTGATTTAGCTGCAATAGGAACTGCAGAAATTATTCATGCTGCTAATAGAGGAGAAAAAATTACAACAATATTTATTAACAATGCTATTTACGGTATGACAGGTGGTCAAATGGCTCCAACTACATTGTTAGGGATGAAAACAACAACTTCTCCATATGGAAGAAGTGCTGAAAATGAAGGATATCCATTACATATGGCTGAAATATTGTCTAATTTACCAGGTGTAGCATTCTTAGCAAGAACAAAAGTAAATAAACCGCAAGACGTATTGAAAACAAAAAAATTAATTAAAAAGGCATTTTTAGCTCAAATTGAAGGAAAAGGTTTTGGAATGGTTGAAGTATTATCAACATGTCCAACTAATTGGGGAGTTCCTCCTGTAGAAGCAAATAAATGGTTGGAAGAAAATTTAGTTCCTGAATTTCCTTTAGGTGTTTATGTTGACAAGGTGGGTGATGAAAAATGA
- a CDS encoding 3-methyl-2-oxobutanoate dehydrogenase subunit VorB has protein sequence MAEKVMVKGTEAIGEAAIRAGCRLYFGYPITPQSELTEYMSRRMPQVDGVFLQAESEVAAVNMLYGAASTGHRVMTSTSSPGYSLMQEGVSYIAGAELPVVFVNVVRGGPGLGDIQPAQSDYFQATKGGGHGDYRLVVYGPESLQEAVELTEKAFDVADEYRNPVLILADGLLGQMMEPVEFPEYRDLNTLPDHSSWAMQGAKGREPHKITSFDINEHVLEQMNLRYQEKYKKIIEKEQMWEEYKTEDADIIIVAYGTMGRIAKTIVNMAREKGVKAGLLRPITLWPFPYEIISKLADQAKLFFTVEMSMGQMVEDVKLAVNGKKPVEFYGRTGGVVPTPNEVLAKLMELI, from the coding sequence ATGGCTGAAAAAGTAATGGTAAAAGGTACAGAAGCAATTGGTGAAGCCGCCATAAGGGCTGGATGTAGATTATATTTTGGATACCCTATTACTCCTCAAAGTGAATTAACTGAATATATGTCAAGAAGAATGCCTCAAGTAGATGGAGTATTTTTACAAGCAGAAAGTGAAGTTGCTGCAGTTAATATGTTGTATGGTGCTGCATCAACAGGACATAGAGTTATGACTTCAACATCTTCTCCAGGATATAGTTTAATGCAAGAAGGTGTTTCATATATAGCAGGTGCTGAATTACCAGTTGTTTTTGTTAACGTTGTTAGAGGCGGACCTGGTTTAGGAGATATTCAACCTGCACAAAGTGATTATTTCCAAGCTACTAAAGGTGGAGGACATGGTGATTATAGATTAGTTGTATATGGTCCTGAGTCCTTACAAGAAGCTGTTGAATTAACAGAAAAAGCTTTTGATGTAGCTGATGAATATAGAAATCCTGTATTAATTTTAGCAGATGGGTTATTAGGACAAATGATGGAACCTGTTGAATTTCCAGAATATAGAGATTTAAATACATTACCAGATCATAGCTCATGGGCTATGCAAGGTGCAAAAGGCAGAGAACCACATAAAATTACTTCATTTGATATTAATGAACATGTATTAGAACAAATGAATTTAAGATACCAAGAAAAATATAAGAAAATAATAGAAAAAGAACAAATGTGGGAAGAATACAAAACAGAAGATGCTGATATTATCATAGTAGCTTATGGTACAATGGGAAGAATTGCTAAAACTATTGTTAATATGGCAAGAGAAAAAGGAGTAAAAGCTGGTTTATTAAGACCTATAACTTTATGGCCTTTCCCATATGAAATAATTTCTAAATTAGCTGATCAAGCAAAATTATTCTTTACAGTAGAAATGAGTATGGGACAAATGGTTGAAGATGTTAAGCTAGCAGTAAATGGTAAGAAACCTGTAGAATTTTATGGAAGAACTGGTGGAGTTGTTCCTACTCCAAATGAAGTATTAGCAAAATTAATGGAATTGATATAA